The Elephas maximus indicus isolate mEleMax1 chromosome 6, mEleMax1 primary haplotype, whole genome shotgun sequence genomic sequence GCAGAGGAGACCAATTCCCCAGTTCAGGGTAGGAAAGGAGAAGATGCCTGCttcaggccagggaggccagTGCTCCAGAGATCAGGCCTCAGGGTTTGCCAGATGTGGCCCAGGAGGGAGCTTAGGGAGGTGTGGAACCCTGGGCTCAATCTCTCCATACCCAAAAACAAAGCCCTCAAGAGAGATGCTCTCACCATCTGGGAGGACTCGGCCACAGGTGGATGGGCAGTTGGGTCCCTGGAAGGTCTTGCAGTCTCCATTCGGTACCTTCCACATCCAGGTGTTGCCGTCAGCTGTGCCCGCCAGTAGGACAGGTGCACGCGGGTGCCACTCCATCCACTGGGCAGAGAGCAAGGGACAACAGGGACGCCTGTCAGCCCACCCTACCTGGGATACTGCCTCATGAGCCCAACCCAAGCCTTCCCTGCTTCTAGGGTCAGCAGGGACTTTCCAGGTAACAGGTGTGGCCATTCTTGCTGCCCCTGGGGTACACTAACTCACAGTGAGCTTGGTCCAATAGAGGCAGGACAGGACCCCAACCTCTCACCCCCTACCCAAGGCCTGCAGAGTTAAATCCCACTCTGACAGCCTCACCTCCAAGTCGCCTGCTTCAAAGGACCAGACCTCCTCCTTGGTGTCCACCTGCCACACTTTCAAGAGCCCACTCATGtctcctgtggccactagggtgGAGTCATGGCTGAAACCAGCACAAGTCACAGAATCTTTATGGCCTAGAAGAGAAAGGgagcagaaagagaagagaacatCAGGTTACTCAGCACTGGGACACATGACCCAGGAATCTGGTCCCCCGAAACTAccagatggggaaaaaaagaggggtggaacacagcaaaacaggtgaccaaacctgttgccacttcAGGAACAAACACTCTGGTCTTCTCAGGAAAGATACTGATGGCCCCCACTCAACCAAAGGGAGCCCAGGCTTCTTGAGTCTTACCCCTCCTGTCCACTCTGCACCTTGGCCTGAAATACCCCTACCCTTCCCTCTGTCCAGTTATGCCTTCACTAATGTCACCTCCTCTTAGGTCTTTCCTCCCAGGCTCCCTAGGTTAATTGTTGCTTCCTTCCCCTGTACCCACAACAGACCATGTTCTTCTGTGTGTTCTTGGGGCCCAGCATAGTGCTGGCATACCACAGCTGTCAATACATGGCTGCTGGATGCACAACCACTGTAGGCCAACCCCCTAGGACACCCAAAAAGAAACATAACCTCCCCCGGACCCCCACTCTAGGTCTCTCACCTGCACACTCAAAGAGCAGCTCGCCATCACTGAGCCTCCACACGAAGGCTTTGTCATCTTCACCCCCCGTCACTGCCAAGGTGTTGGTCTTGGGGTCCAGGCTCACACAAAACACTGATGCTGTCCCAGGAGATACCGCATCAGTAAAAGGACTGGGCACCCACCTAGGACTCTGTCCTTCAGGACTTCAGCCCAACCCCAAGTATCACCCAAAGCAACAAGTCTTTCCTCCTGGAAAGAAAGGGTGCATCCAAATTTTTCTAAGTTCCCATGATTAGGTTGCTGGAGAAAGCTTCTTCTCCAGGGCAGATCCTCCACCCCCAACCCCTGCTACCATCTGTGCCCCCCTTGATGTCCCACACTGATGCCAGGGACAGGAGGCAGGTACGTATGCACGGCACAGGTCTCCATATGGAATATCACCAGTAAGGAGGGCATCATGTTACGGTTTCCTTGTTAAGAGTTAATATGAGAGAAGATTATATAAAATGTGATTTAAAAGATACTATCACCTCTAATTaagatgccctggtggtgcaatggttaagcgcttggctgctaactgaaaggttcgtagTTTCAACccacagctgctctgtgggagaaaaggcctggtgatctgctcccgtaaagatttcagcctaggaaaccctatgcggtagttctactttgtcctgtaggcttATTGCGAGTCAGGATTGATTTGACAGCACATGACGTTACCTCTAACTTACAATGAGACAACTTATACTAACTTTCATCAAGAATAGCTTTTTAAAAGAAGACTAAGACACAGATTAATACAGCTCCTAAACTGGTAATTTGCAGggctaggatttgaacctaggctgTCTCAACCATCTGGAGCCAAGTTCTCACCCATTTCGTCATCCTGTCCCCTACCTATGAGCTCCTCCAAGGCAGGACCAGTATCTTTCCCCTatctaaacccaaaaccaaacccattgccatcaaatcgattttgactcatagtaactctaaggagagaggagaactgcccggtagggtttccaaggagcacctggtgaattcaaactgccaaccttttggttagcagccctagctcctaaccactacaccaccagggttttccccaaAATACTCTGTACCTAGTAAGTGTTTGATGCTCAAATGCCCAACTGAACTGAGTTCAAAGAGGCCTCAACTGCCCGATGGAAGCACTGTGTTGTGCATGTTGAGGTATGAGTGAAGGCAGGTCATGGCTGGGGCTGCTACTAGTCCTGGGGTCCTGATGCCCAACCCTACGGTAGATTTTCTGAAGGGCCTACCTGAGTGCAACGCAAAGGTGACCTCGCTATCATCTGGGCCCTCCATGCTGCCGACCACCCCTTCCTGGGGTTCCAGCACCCAGCCCTCCTCGTtgccctcctcctcttcttcctcttcctcaaagTCTACATCTTCCATCTCCTGGGCCAGATCATCTGCTTTGGGGACAGAGAAGGCTGTGAGAAGGATGGGGAGACGTATAAAGAGGTCTGCGGACAGAAATGGGTCATGTGGTAAGAGGGGAAGGTGGGGTCCGACAGTTAGGGTGTAGCGGGAACGAGAAGCCGCaggacggggggggggggggtgtgggaGTGAGGATAAGAGAAGTCGGCTGACCCGGGTTTGGCTAGAGATGGTATAGGAAAAGAGGGCCGAGGGAATGATGGGAAGGGGGTGTGTGAGGGGAAGGGCCAGGGGAGGCGTCAGGGGAACCCCTACCCAGACCAGGCCTGAGAACTAAGTGcgtataaatatgtgtgtgggggaggggtgtTGATCGGAACGACCGgtgggtgtgggggagggggagaagcaGGGGTCAGAGGCCAGGGGTGAGCGCCTCCTGTCCCATGGCCTGAGGAGCGGCAGTTCTCACCCGGGTCCGGCGGACCGGGATCCAGTTCTACCACCTCGATAATCTCTTCATCGCCATGGAAGCTTAGGGTCTCCAGTGGGGGGGTGTCAGCAGCAGCCCCGGCTTCCGATTCGGACTCCATGCGGCGCAAGCTGCCGATCCACTTCTCTGGGCCCAAACGCTTCCCAGAGTCAGCTCTGCGAGACGACGCGGAACTCGAGCCCCTCCTCCCGGGAGGAAGTAGGCGTAGGCGACTCCCCGGCAGGAAGAGCGACGGCCGTTCGGCCAATAGCGAGGGGGACTGGCTGGTTGAACTACCAATCACAGCGCAGAGTTGTGAGAAGGAACGGGGCGTGGCGGGGAGAACATAAGCTCCGCCCACCCTTACTCCACCCCTAACAGGAGTGAAACCAGCGAGCGTGCGCGCCGCCGTGGTCTCATGGGAAGAGTAGTTCTCCCGGGTCCACTCCTCAGGCTTCTGGGAGTTGTAGTACCTGATCTGTAGGCAGGCCGGAAGGAGTGGGGGAGGCCCCTTACGCAAACTACAATTCCCGGCGGGGAGCGCGGTGAAGGGGGGGTGGGATCTGAACATGGCGGCGGTGGTAGCTGCTACGGCGCTGAAGGGCCGGGGGGCGAGAAATGCCCGCGTCCTCCGGGGTAAGGAGAGGGACCCCGGGGAGGGCAGGGCTGCAGGGGATTACTTTTCTTTCACATCTCGCCCGGCGACAGCAAGAAGTCAAGGCTGTCCATTCATGCCCACGCCCCTCTGCA encodes the following:
- the AAMP gene encoding angio-associated migratory cell protein isoform X1, encoding MESESEAGAAADTPPLETLSFHGDEEIIEVVELDPGPPDPADDLAQEMEDVDFEEEEEEEEGNEEGWVLEPQEGVVGSMEGPDDSEVTFALHSASVFCVSLDPKTNTLAVTGGEDDKAFVWRLSDGELLFECAGHKDSVTCAGFSHDSTLVATGDMSGLLKVWQVDTKEEVWSFEAGDLEWMEWHPRAPVLLAGTADGNTWMWKVPNGDCKTFQGPNCPSTCGRVLPDGKRAVVGYEDGTIRIWDLKQGNPIHVLKGTEGHQGPLTCVATNQDGSLILTGSVDCQAKLVSATTGKVVGVFRPETVASQPSLGEGEESESNSVESLGFCSVMPLAAVGYLDGTLAIYDLSTQTLRHQCQHQSGIVQLLWEAGTAVVYTCSLDGIVRLWDARTGRLLTDYRGHTAEILDFALSKDASLVVTTSGDHKAKVFCVQRPDR
- the AAMP gene encoding angio-associated migratory cell protein isoform X2 yields the protein MESESEAGAAADTPPLETLSFHGDEEIIEVVELDPGPPDPDDLAQEMEDVDFEEEEEEEEGNEEGWVLEPQEGVVGSMEGPDDSEVTFALHSASVFCVSLDPKTNTLAVTGGEDDKAFVWRLSDGELLFECAGHKDSVTCAGFSHDSTLVATGDMSGLLKVWQVDTKEEVWSFEAGDLEWMEWHPRAPVLLAGTADGNTWMWKVPNGDCKTFQGPNCPSTCGRVLPDGKRAVVGYEDGTIRIWDLKQGNPIHVLKGTEGHQGPLTCVATNQDGSLILTGSVDCQAKLVSATTGKVVGVFRPETVASQPSLGEGEESESNSVESLGFCSVMPLAAVGYLDGTLAIYDLSTQTLRHQCQHQSGIVQLLWEAGTAVVYTCSLDGIVRLWDARTGRLLTDYRGHTAEILDFALSKDASLVVTTSGDHKAKVFCVQRPDR